One window of Xylocopa sonorina isolate GNS202 chromosome 9, iyXylSono1_principal, whole genome shotgun sequence genomic DNA carries:
- the LOC143426942 gene encoding uncharacterized protein LOC143426942, producing MTGRSSTKRTGLCLLALLLSCLSSDKYSVVAEPEPIPSELFYIKNAENLLLLKKLDQVIEEQEDMAERKKELDDMEMVIHSMLRARQKPESEQLPTPNAVVSPTQRSGKRTAISYMSALCHFKICNMGRKRQLHK from the exons ATGACGGGAAGGTCCAGTACGAAACGGACGGGCTTGTGTCTGCTGGCACTGTTGTTGTCCTGCCTCTCCAGCGACAAGTATTCCGTCGTCGCAGAACCAGAGCCAATTCCATCAGAACTCTTCTACATCAAGAACGCTGAGAATCTG TTACTACTGAAGAAGCTGGATCAAGTGATAGAAGAGCAGGAGGACATGGCAGAACGGAAGAAGGAGTTGGACGACATGGAAATGGTGATCCACTCGATGCTGCGTGCGAGGCAGAAGCCAGAATCGGAACAACTACCAACGCCTAACGCGGTCGTCAGTCCCACTCAACGTTCCGGAAAGCGTACCGCGATAAGTT ATATGAGCGCGTTGTGCCACTTCAAGATCTGCAACATGGGACGCAAGCGGCAGTTGCACAAGTAA